Within Desulfobacterales bacterium, the genomic segment TTTTAAAAACTGGGAAATACCGCTTGGCTACGAGTTCCTTCGGCCGTCCGCCAGGGTTCGGGGCCGCCGGCCCCGTGTTTTAAACAGCGGCGTGGAGTTGGGACAGGAGATCAAGGAGACGGGACGAATCATGGGGCATGAAGAGAAACTCGCCAGGCTGGAGCAGGTTGTTACCCGGATGCTGGCCAGCTATGATACGCTGAAGGCCGAACATAACGAGTTGCAGGCCCGCCTGCGGGAGAGTGAACAGAGTAACCGCGAACTGCAGGAGCAGGTGGAGGGCCTGCGCAATGACCGGGAGATGATGCACGGCCGGGTCACCACCCTGATCGACAAGGTCATGGATTGGGAAAAGGAACAGCAAGGCGGACCAGGGCAGGGCGATGCGGACCCGGCCGCTGGCAACGACCAACCTGTTGAGGACAGCATGCCGATTTTTTCCATGGGCGCTTCCCAGGGAGGCGAATCACCGGCAGGCCAGTGACTTCAGGAAGAAAGTCCGGCGCGGGCCGCTCTTTTGGCGCCGGACCGATCAGGTAGTGCGAGGGCAGGGGGTATCCTTGGAACGGCTGGTCAAATTTGAGGTGCTCGGACAGGAATACCCGTTGTATACCGATGCCCCGGAGGAGGACCTTGAAGAGATCCTTCAACTGGTCAGGATGCAGATCGAGGGGCAGCAGGGTCAGGCCTCCACCAGTCTGCTGCCCACCAGCAAGGCAGCGGTGCTGACCAGCCTGAACATGGCCGGCAAGTATGTGAGCCTGAAACGGGAGTTCGAGCAGTATAAACAGGCGATGGCCCGGCATATGGAACGGCTGAGCAGCAAGATAGAGGTGATTCTGCCCCGGGATGATACGTAACAAGGGCCTTTGCGGCCCGATTGATTTTGTTCTTTGGCTTTCCCGCAGGGCCGGTGCGATACCGGCCGGGAAAAGGGGAGTACGACGAGATGGATTTCCCCTGCGCTGTTGGTGTCGGCTGAATGTTTAGAGCCAACTCTTAACAAAAGGGCTCCTCCGCTGTTCCGGGAGAGGAATCGGCCTTGTCAAGGCCAATTCCATCAATGGGATATGAGTTTTGCCCACCTAACTTGATTAGGTTCTGTAATTCCTTCCGGCACGGCAGGGTGGGGGATTTTCATTACATGAAAAACGCACTGTTCCCGTATTTGATCGCGGCATGGTGCTTTATAATATAGAGTAACGCGGAGTAGTTACGACTTTGGAAAGGGCAGGGGGAAACTGCAGATGATATCAACCCTGAGAAGTTCAGGTTCATATAGCGGCACGCTCGGCTTGCGGAGAGAATGGCAGCAGCAACGGCCTGCCGGGAATCTTGGTCGTCCCCCCCTTTTGGGTGCATGAGCGACGCTGATCGTAACCAGCTGTTTAGCGCGGCCGGTTTTGGCCGCTGTGGTCCTGGCCGATTGCGTCAATCAAAATCAGGAAAGCGAGCAGAACCCACCGTTGGCAATGATCGCCCGGCGCATTGACCTGTGACCGGCGGCCTGTCCGGTTCTCTCTGGTTCGGTTTCCGCCCCCCTCTTTTTCGTTCTTCGCGTTCCCCGGTTTTTTTTCAGATCTTGGTAGTGCTGTTGTTCGGTCGGGTTTTCCCGTCCGGTTCGATAGGGCCCGGAGTTGCCGGGTTTGCTTCGGGCCTGATGGGACGGCCCTGGCTGTTTATATAAAATCTCTCCTCTCTCCGGGATCGGATTGGCGGGCAGGGGGAAGGACGCAGGGGGGGTGCTCCGTGAATATCTTGCACGTTTCTACACAGATAGCATTGGTTTTACTGGTCGGCCTGTTGGTCGGCGGCGCGGTTGGTTATTATCTTCGCAAGCTGTTGGCCGAAGGACACCGGAAGAATATCGAGTTCCAGAGCCGGCAGTTGATCGAAAACGCCATCAGCGAGGCGGAACGGATCAAAAAAGAGGCCTCGCTGCAGACCCGGGACGAGGCGTTTCAGATCAAGCAGGCCCTGGAAAAGGATCTCCATGAGCACCGGGCCGAGGTGCTGGCCGAGGAGAAACGGCTGAGCAAGAAGCTGGACCAGATCGAGGCCAAGATCGATACCCTGGATAAACGGGAGACCGATCTGCTTCGCCGTGAACAGGTTCTTGTCAAGCAGGAAAAGGGGTTGGAACAGAACAGGAAGCAGATCGATGCCCTGATTGAAGAGCAGCGGCTCAAGCTGGAAACCATTGCCGGGATTACCCTGGACGAGGCCAAGCGGATGCTGATCGAGAGTATTGAGAGCGAGGCCAGGATGGAGGCCGGCAAGCAGCTGCTGAAGATAGAGAACGAGATGAAGATCCAGGCCGATCGCAAGGCCAAGAATATCCTGGCCCTGGCCATCTCCCGTTATGCCGGCGATTATGTGGCCGAGCGGACCGTGTCCGTGGTGTCCTTGCCCAGCGAGGACATGAAGGGCCGGATCATCGGCCGGGAAGGCCGCAATATCCGGG encodes:
- a CDS encoding cell division protein ZapA, with translation MERLVKFEVLGQEYPLYTDAPEEDLEEILQLVRMQIEGQQGQASTSLLPTSKAAVLTSLNMAGKYVSLKREFEQYKQAMARHMERLSSKIEVILPRDDT
- the zapB gene encoding cell division protein ZapB; protein product: MELGQEIKETGRIMGHEEKLARLEQVVTRMLASYDTLKAEHNELQARLRESEQSNRELQEQVEGLRNDREMMHGRVTTLIDKVMDWEKEQQGGPGQGDADPAAGNDQPVEDSMPIFSMGASQGGESPAGQ